In Peromyscus eremicus chromosome 15, PerEre_H2_v1, whole genome shotgun sequence, a genomic segment contains:
- the Rcsd1 gene encoding capZ-interacting protein isoform X1: MCQRYKAGWEQEDRIHGACTTQGRGQDYGNKERAAETNSNVDSSAQPSVAQLAGRFQEQAAVARETSASRPTRRRPPCSLPLFPPKVELGQNGEEKSPYSASHPPKIKVKSSPLIEKLQANLAFDPAALLPGASPKSPGLKAIVSPFHSPPSTPSSPGIRSQPGEAEEVPVSFDQPPEGTHLPSYNKVRTRGSIKRRPPSRRFRRSQSDCGDLGDYRAVEPSQENGTREENGDDVFPSKNKAPGSPPLNREALGDGVEGTPGSAEKPPRRSNSMEKPEERVGTPEEANAGDKAGQNPDTAGQGGLEAPEPPQTCSTEAENGTAAGEHADPEKATEGTASEESVADEEEGFGQKITDAKTPEEGAVREKAPQSSSGRVEGTVDPELETKQKERASLEPGCSPGVDSVPAETSDEIQNDHEVSTDDIPIEDTRM; this comes from the exons GAAAGAGCCGCAGAGACTAACTCCAATGTGGACAGCTCAGCACAGCCTTCCGTGGCTCAGCTGGCTGGGCGGTTTCAGGAGCAAGCAGCTGTAGCCAGGGAG ACATCAGCCAGTAGACCAACCAGAAGGAGACCGCCctgctctctccccctcttcccccccaAGGTAGAGCTGGGCCAGAATGGTGAGGAG AAATCACCATACAGCGCCAGCCACCCACCTAAAATCAAGGTGAAGAGCTCCCCTCTGATTGAGAAGCTTCAG GCCAACTTAGCCTTTGACCCAGCAGCTCTTCTGCCTGGGGCTTCACCCAAAAGTCCTGGACTGAAGGCCATAGTGTCACCATTTCACAGTCCCCCTTCCACACCCAGTAGCCCTGGCATCCGGTCTCAGCCAGGTGAGGCAGAAGAGGTGCCTGTGAGCTTTGACCAGCCCCCAGAAGGTACTCACCTGCCCTCTTACAATAAG GTGCGGACAAGAGGCTCAATTAAAAGACGTCCTCCCTCCCGGCGATTCCGAAGGTCTCAGTCAGACTGTGGGGACCTTGGAGACTACAGGGCTGTGGAACCATCTCAGGAAAATGGTACCAGGGAAGAGAACGGGGATGATGTGTTCCCTAGCAAGAACAAGGCCCCCGGGTCTCCCCCACTCAACCGAGAGGCCTTGGGAGATGGGGTGGAGGGAACCCCGGGGTCTGCAGAAAAGCCTCCTCGAAGGAGCAACAGCATGGAGAAGCCAGAAGAGCGGGTCGGGACCCCAGAGGAGGCCAATGCAGGAGACAAGGCTGGACAGAATCCAGACACAGCTGGCCAGGGCGGTCTGGAGGCCCCAGAGCCCCCCCAAACCTGTAGCACAGAGGCTGAGAATGGGACAGCAGCCGGAGAGCACGCAGACCCTGAGAAGGCCACAGAAGGGACAGCCTCTGAGGAGAGTGTGGCAGATGAAGAGGAGGGGTTTGGACAGAAAATCACAGATGCGAAGACACCAGAGGAGGGAGCAGTCAGGGAGAAGGCCCCCCAAAGTTCTTCTGGGAGAGTAGAGGGCACCGTCGACCCCGAGCTGGAGACAAAGCAAAAGGAGAGGGCATCTCTGGAGCCGGGCTGCAGCCCAGGGGTCGACAGTGTCCCAGCAGAGACCAGCGATGAGATCCAGAATGATCACGAAGTCTCCACG GATGACATCCCCATCGAGGACACTCGGATGTGA
- the Rcsd1 gene encoding capZ-interacting protein isoform X3 encodes MCQRYKAGWEQEDRIHGACTTQGRGQDYGNKERAAETNSNVDSSAQPSVAQLAGRFQEQAAVAREKSPYSASHPPKIKVKSSPLIEKLQANLAFDPAALLPGASPKSPGLKAIVSPFHSPPSTPSSPGIRSQPGEAEEVPVSFDQPPEGTHLPSYNKVRTRGSIKRRPPSRRFRRSQSDCGDLGDYRAVEPSQENGTREENGDDVFPSKNKAPGSPPLNREALGDGVEGTPGSAEKPPRRSNSMEKPEERVGTPEEANAGDKAGQNPDTAGQGGLEAPEPPQTCSTEAENGTAAGEHADPEKATEGTASEESVADEEEGFGQKITDAKTPEEGAVREKAPQSSSGRVEGTVDPELETKQKERASLEPGCSPGVDSVPAETSDEIQNDHEVSTDDIPIEDTRM; translated from the exons GAAAGAGCCGCAGAGACTAACTCCAATGTGGACAGCTCAGCACAGCCTTCCGTGGCTCAGCTGGCTGGGCGGTTTCAGGAGCAAGCAGCTGTAGCCAGGGAG AAATCACCATACAGCGCCAGCCACCCACCTAAAATCAAGGTGAAGAGCTCCCCTCTGATTGAGAAGCTTCAG GCCAACTTAGCCTTTGACCCAGCAGCTCTTCTGCCTGGGGCTTCACCCAAAAGTCCTGGACTGAAGGCCATAGTGTCACCATTTCACAGTCCCCCTTCCACACCCAGTAGCCCTGGCATCCGGTCTCAGCCAGGTGAGGCAGAAGAGGTGCCTGTGAGCTTTGACCAGCCCCCAGAAGGTACTCACCTGCCCTCTTACAATAAG GTGCGGACAAGAGGCTCAATTAAAAGACGTCCTCCCTCCCGGCGATTCCGAAGGTCTCAGTCAGACTGTGGGGACCTTGGAGACTACAGGGCTGTGGAACCATCTCAGGAAAATGGTACCAGGGAAGAGAACGGGGATGATGTGTTCCCTAGCAAGAACAAGGCCCCCGGGTCTCCCCCACTCAACCGAGAGGCCTTGGGAGATGGGGTGGAGGGAACCCCGGGGTCTGCAGAAAAGCCTCCTCGAAGGAGCAACAGCATGGAGAAGCCAGAAGAGCGGGTCGGGACCCCAGAGGAGGCCAATGCAGGAGACAAGGCTGGACAGAATCCAGACACAGCTGGCCAGGGCGGTCTGGAGGCCCCAGAGCCCCCCCAAACCTGTAGCACAGAGGCTGAGAATGGGACAGCAGCCGGAGAGCACGCAGACCCTGAGAAGGCCACAGAAGGGACAGCCTCTGAGGAGAGTGTGGCAGATGAAGAGGAGGGGTTTGGACAGAAAATCACAGATGCGAAGACACCAGAGGAGGGAGCAGTCAGGGAGAAGGCCCCCCAAAGTTCTTCTGGGAGAGTAGAGGGCACCGTCGACCCCGAGCTGGAGACAAAGCAAAAGGAGAGGGCATCTCTGGAGCCGGGCTGCAGCCCAGGGGTCGACAGTGTCCCAGCAGAGACCAGCGATGAGATCCAGAATGATCACGAAGTCTCCACG GATGACATCCCCATCGAGGACACTCGGATGTGA
- the Rcsd1 gene encoding capZ-interacting protein isoform X2: MEHVQRREEERAAETNSNVDSSAQPSVAQLAGRFQEQAAVARETSASRPTRRRPPCSLPLFPPKVELGQNGEEKSPYSASHPPKIKVKSSPLIEKLQANLAFDPAALLPGASPKSPGLKAIVSPFHSPPSTPSSPGIRSQPGEAEEVPVSFDQPPEGTHLPSYNKVRTRGSIKRRPPSRRFRRSQSDCGDLGDYRAVEPSQENGTREENGDDVFPSKNKAPGSPPLNREALGDGVEGTPGSAEKPPRRSNSMEKPEERVGTPEEANAGDKAGQNPDTAGQGGLEAPEPPQTCSTEAENGTAAGEHADPEKATEGTASEESVADEEEGFGQKITDAKTPEEGAVREKAPQSSSGRVEGTVDPELETKQKERASLEPGCSPGVDSVPAETSDEIQNDHEVSTDDIPIEDTRM, from the exons GAAAGAGCCGCAGAGACTAACTCCAATGTGGACAGCTCAGCACAGCCTTCCGTGGCTCAGCTGGCTGGGCGGTTTCAGGAGCAAGCAGCTGTAGCCAGGGAG ACATCAGCCAGTAGACCAACCAGAAGGAGACCGCCctgctctctccccctcttcccccccaAGGTAGAGCTGGGCCAGAATGGTGAGGAG AAATCACCATACAGCGCCAGCCACCCACCTAAAATCAAGGTGAAGAGCTCCCCTCTGATTGAGAAGCTTCAG GCCAACTTAGCCTTTGACCCAGCAGCTCTTCTGCCTGGGGCTTCACCCAAAAGTCCTGGACTGAAGGCCATAGTGTCACCATTTCACAGTCCCCCTTCCACACCCAGTAGCCCTGGCATCCGGTCTCAGCCAGGTGAGGCAGAAGAGGTGCCTGTGAGCTTTGACCAGCCCCCAGAAGGTACTCACCTGCCCTCTTACAATAAG GTGCGGACAAGAGGCTCAATTAAAAGACGTCCTCCCTCCCGGCGATTCCGAAGGTCTCAGTCAGACTGTGGGGACCTTGGAGACTACAGGGCTGTGGAACCATCTCAGGAAAATGGTACCAGGGAAGAGAACGGGGATGATGTGTTCCCTAGCAAGAACAAGGCCCCCGGGTCTCCCCCACTCAACCGAGAGGCCTTGGGAGATGGGGTGGAGGGAACCCCGGGGTCTGCAGAAAAGCCTCCTCGAAGGAGCAACAGCATGGAGAAGCCAGAAGAGCGGGTCGGGACCCCAGAGGAGGCCAATGCAGGAGACAAGGCTGGACAGAATCCAGACACAGCTGGCCAGGGCGGTCTGGAGGCCCCAGAGCCCCCCCAAACCTGTAGCACAGAGGCTGAGAATGGGACAGCAGCCGGAGAGCACGCAGACCCTGAGAAGGCCACAGAAGGGACAGCCTCTGAGGAGAGTGTGGCAGATGAAGAGGAGGGGTTTGGACAGAAAATCACAGATGCGAAGACACCAGAGGAGGGAGCAGTCAGGGAGAAGGCCCCCCAAAGTTCTTCTGGGAGAGTAGAGGGCACCGTCGACCCCGAGCTGGAGACAAAGCAAAAGGAGAGGGCATCTCTGGAGCCGGGCTGCAGCCCAGGGGTCGACAGTGTCCCAGCAGAGACCAGCGATGAGATCCAGAATGATCACGAAGTCTCCACG GATGACATCCCCATCGAGGACACTCGGATGTGA
- the Rcsd1 gene encoding capZ-interacting protein isoform X4, giving the protein MEHVQRREEERAAETNSNVDSSAQPSVAQLAGRFQEQAAVAREKSPYSASHPPKIKVKSSPLIEKLQANLAFDPAALLPGASPKSPGLKAIVSPFHSPPSTPSSPGIRSQPGEAEEVPVSFDQPPEGTHLPSYNKVRTRGSIKRRPPSRRFRRSQSDCGDLGDYRAVEPSQENGTREENGDDVFPSKNKAPGSPPLNREALGDGVEGTPGSAEKPPRRSNSMEKPEERVGTPEEANAGDKAGQNPDTAGQGGLEAPEPPQTCSTEAENGTAAGEHADPEKATEGTASEESVADEEEGFGQKITDAKTPEEGAVREKAPQSSSGRVEGTVDPELETKQKERASLEPGCSPGVDSVPAETSDEIQNDHEVSTDDIPIEDTRM; this is encoded by the exons GAAAGAGCCGCAGAGACTAACTCCAATGTGGACAGCTCAGCACAGCCTTCCGTGGCTCAGCTGGCTGGGCGGTTTCAGGAGCAAGCAGCTGTAGCCAGGGAG AAATCACCATACAGCGCCAGCCACCCACCTAAAATCAAGGTGAAGAGCTCCCCTCTGATTGAGAAGCTTCAG GCCAACTTAGCCTTTGACCCAGCAGCTCTTCTGCCTGGGGCTTCACCCAAAAGTCCTGGACTGAAGGCCATAGTGTCACCATTTCACAGTCCCCCTTCCACACCCAGTAGCCCTGGCATCCGGTCTCAGCCAGGTGAGGCAGAAGAGGTGCCTGTGAGCTTTGACCAGCCCCCAGAAGGTACTCACCTGCCCTCTTACAATAAG GTGCGGACAAGAGGCTCAATTAAAAGACGTCCTCCCTCCCGGCGATTCCGAAGGTCTCAGTCAGACTGTGGGGACCTTGGAGACTACAGGGCTGTGGAACCATCTCAGGAAAATGGTACCAGGGAAGAGAACGGGGATGATGTGTTCCCTAGCAAGAACAAGGCCCCCGGGTCTCCCCCACTCAACCGAGAGGCCTTGGGAGATGGGGTGGAGGGAACCCCGGGGTCTGCAGAAAAGCCTCCTCGAAGGAGCAACAGCATGGAGAAGCCAGAAGAGCGGGTCGGGACCCCAGAGGAGGCCAATGCAGGAGACAAGGCTGGACAGAATCCAGACACAGCTGGCCAGGGCGGTCTGGAGGCCCCAGAGCCCCCCCAAACCTGTAGCACAGAGGCTGAGAATGGGACAGCAGCCGGAGAGCACGCAGACCCTGAGAAGGCCACAGAAGGGACAGCCTCTGAGGAGAGTGTGGCAGATGAAGAGGAGGGGTTTGGACAGAAAATCACAGATGCGAAGACACCAGAGGAGGGAGCAGTCAGGGAGAAGGCCCCCCAAAGTTCTTCTGGGAGAGTAGAGGGCACCGTCGACCCCGAGCTGGAGACAAAGCAAAAGGAGAGGGCATCTCTGGAGCCGGGCTGCAGCCCAGGGGTCGACAGTGTCCCAGCAGAGACCAGCGATGAGATCCAGAATGATCACGAAGTCTCCACG GATGACATCCCCATCGAGGACACTCGGATGTGA